One window of the Penaeus monodon isolate SGIC_2016 chromosome 1, NSTDA_Pmon_1, whole genome shotgun sequence genome contains the following:
- the LOC119586878 gene encoding carbonic anhydrase-related protein 10-like — MESSQGLALLFLCLTGSLSRCSEDADVSLGWNWEMWWTYDGISGPEFWGVINPAWSMCSEGRRQSPINLDPRTLLHDPNLTPITVDKTQVQGELVNTGHSLEWRVRRSRATSSSSSSVKISGGPLSYIYSVSHLRLHFGERDLQGSEHTLANYAFPAELQIYGYNSQLYRNFSQAESQVYGVVAIAVLVQLGDRTSPALAAMLQGLPSVRYGGLTAPAHELYVKELLPSTEQYLTYDGSLTVPGCHETVTWILPNKPLYIAFSQMRSLRKLKQGSSDFRRNAPVANNFRPLQSAHHRTVRTNIEFSGQYQGRGCSKSEPMFRYQANGMLHS; from the exons ATGCTGACGTCAGCCTGGGATGGAACTGGGAGATGTGGTGGACTTACGACGGAATATCAG GACCGGAATTCTGGGGTGTAATTAACCCCGCCTGGTCCATGTGCTCGGAGGGGAGAAGACAGTCACCCATCAACTTGGACCCCCGCACCCTCCTTCACGACCCCAACCTGACCCCTATAACTGTTGACAAGACGCAG GTGCAGGGAGAATTGGTCAACACAGGTCACAGCCTCGAGTGGCGGGTCAGGCGTTCGAGGGCgacctcctcgtcctcgtcctcggtGAAGATCTCAGGAGGACCTCTCTCCTACATCTACTCCGTCAGCCACCTCAGACTGCACTtcggagagagagatttgcaggGATCAGAGCATACGCTGGCCAATTATGCTTTTCCTGCCGAG TTACAGATCTACGGCTACAACTCGCAGCTGTATCGCAACTTCAGCCAAGCAGAGAGCCAAGTATACGGAGTGGTGGCCATTGCAGTACTTGTTCAA CTAGGAGACAGAACATCGCCTGCACTTGCAGCTATGTTGCAAGGTCTCCCATCCGTCAGATATGGTG GACTGACGGCGCCTGCCCATGAACTCTACGTCAAGGAGCTGCTGCCATCTACCGAGCAATACCTGACCTACGATGGCTCGCTCACGGTGCCGGGTTGCCATGAGACGGTCACGTGGATCTTGCCCAACAAGCCTCTTTACATCGCTTTTAGCCAG ATGCGCAGCCTCAGGAAGCTAAAACAAGGCTCGTCAGATTTTCGCCGGAATGCGCCCGTTGCCAACAATTTTCGGCCGCTTCAGTCTGCTCATCACAGGACCGTCCGTACTAATATCGAGTTCTCCGGCCAATACCAG GGTCGGGGATGTTCTAAATCTGAACCAATGTTCAGATATCAAG